In Deinococcus sp. QL22, the following are encoded in one genomic region:
- a CDS encoding glycosyltransferase — MPELSPSDPLRALIVSASFGSGHHQANDAIDRALRAAGTPLDVRHADFIEYMTPVERLFTLHIYDWWLRHAPGMYRAFYDWTDRESEPKALTNVFTWLGRRGMLRDVGEVRPEVVVSSYPTPTALANAARMRLGADFLNALVVTDYRVHHHWARPEAELLMVATDEAQEQMARWKIPPKSVVVTGIPIAPIYRQLIGSDQAALRAEHGLDPELPLILLSGGGTGAYRALGRVLTELGGLGRRVQVLVLAGAKEQGVTRLGGATIHHLGFTRRFPQLLAASDLVVGKAGGLTVAESTTLGVPLVVYEPIPGQEEHNADYLVRHGAALWVKEQNQLRGSVLHALDSSERARLSAGAMAVSKPDAAERVAAALLGKLGREQAKPLVVSGQW, encoded by the coding sequence ATGCCTGAGCTTTCCCCTTCTGACCCGCTGCGGGCACTGATCGTTTCAGCCTCGTTTGGGAGTGGGCACCATCAGGCCAACGACGCGATAGACCGGGCACTCCGGGCGGCAGGAACTCCGCTGGATGTGCGGCACGCCGACTTTATCGAGTACATGACTCCTGTGGAACGCCTGTTTACACTGCATATCTACGACTGGTGGTTGCGGCACGCGCCGGGCATGTACCGGGCCTTCTATGACTGGACAGACCGCGAATCGGAACCCAAGGCGCTGACCAACGTATTTACGTGGCTGGGCAGGCGCGGCATGCTGCGCGATGTGGGCGAGGTGCGGCCCGAGGTGGTGGTCAGCAGTTACCCCACGCCTACCGCGCTTGCCAATGCCGCCCGCATGCGGCTGGGGGCAGACTTTTTGAATGCGCTGGTGGTCACCGATTACCGTGTGCATCATCACTGGGCGCGGCCCGAAGCCGAGTTGCTGATGGTGGCGACGGATGAGGCGCAGGAACAGATGGCCCGCTGGAAGATTCCGCCGAAGAGCGTGGTGGTCACAGGTATTCCGATTGCGCCGATTTACCGCCAACTCATCGGCTCGGATCAGGCGGCGCTGCGGGCCGAACACGGCCTAGACCCAGAACTCCCGCTGATTTTGCTGTCGGGCGGCGGCACAGGCGCTTACCGGGCGCTGGGCCGCGTGCTGACCGAGCTGGGTGGGCTGGGGCGGCGGGTGCAAGTGCTGGTGCTGGCCGGAGCCAAGGAACAGGGCGTCACGCGCCTGGGCGGGGCCACCATTCATCATCTAGGTTTCACGCGCCGCTTTCCGCAACTGCTGGCCGCCTCCGATCTGGTGGTGGGCAAGGCGGGCGGCCTCACGGTGGCCGAATCCACCACATTGGGCGTGCCACTGGTGGTCTACGAACCGATTCCGGGGCAGGAAGAACACAACGCCGACTATCTGGTACGGCACGGCGCGGCCCTGTGGGTCAAAGAGCAGAACCAATTGCGCGGCTCTGTTCTACACGCCCTGGACTCCAGCGAACGCGCCCGCCTAAGCGCCGGAGCAATGGCTGTGAGCAAGCCAGATGCGGCGGAGCGGGTGGCGGCGGCGTTGCTGGGTAAACTGGGCAGAGAACAGGCAAAACCGTTGGTGGTGAGTGGTCAATGGTGA
- a CDS encoding LptF/LptG family permease encodes MTRLSRYVTLELLPPLLAGALLFTAILSFGYFFISSQWLTGVPIGLVARWIGFQMPDTLVKVLPMAVVLMTVVAFGRLATERELVAVQSGGISLGRVARPVWATAAAVTALSIWLSLWVAPRANIETRGLYWDVLTGAGLSQLVGKTVDLGNNLTLSLGSYDGAKRELKQIRLEQWSADVPKQGRIIFADAGTFENNRLTLRGYSVYSVDYAAAAQLSKVSETDPQAFREAVQAVFPSVILPPKPSDTLVIDTGLSRKKTLATYADAIGADGEGWNELMAVLNDKNAKASERQTARVNLNRKLALPFGNLVLALAALPFALRYGRTLGVSLGLALMIAVGYYLVFFLGLTLAPLLPGLPEVGVWLANVVFAGLGLALLRRG; translated from the coding sequence ATGACCCGCCTCTCCCGCTACGTCACGCTAGAGCTGCTGCCGCCGCTCCTGGCGGGCGCACTGCTATTTACGGCCATCCTCAGCTTCGGCTACTTCTTTATTTCCAGTCAGTGGCTCACGGGCGTGCCGATTGGCCTCGTGGCCCGCTGGATCGGCTTCCAGATGCCCGATACGCTGGTGAAGGTGCTGCCAATGGCGGTGGTGCTGATGACCGTGGTGGCCTTCGGACGGCTGGCGACCGAGCGCGAACTCGTGGCGGTGCAGTCGGGCGGCATCAGCCTGGGGCGGGTGGCGCGGCCCGTGTGGGCCACGGCGGCGGCGGTCACAGCCCTCTCCATCTGGCTGTCGCTGTGGGTAGCTCCGAGGGCTAACATAGAAACGCGCGGCCTGTACTGGGACGTTCTCACGGGCGCGGGCCTGTCTCAGCTCGTGGGCAAAACGGTCGATCTGGGCAACAATCTGACCCTTTCGCTGGGCAGCTACGACGGGGCCAAGCGCGAACTGAAACAGATTCGGCTGGAACAGTGGTCAGCTGACGTGCCCAAGCAGGGCCGGATTATTTTTGCCGACGCCGGAACCTTTGAAAACAACCGCCTGACCCTGCGCGGCTACAGCGTCTATTCGGTGGATTACGCGGCGGCGGCGCAACTCTCCAAGGTGTCCGAAACTGACCCACAAGCCTTCCGCGAAGCCGTGCAGGCCGTGTTTCCCAGCGTAATTTTGCCCCCCAAACCTTCTGACACATTGGTCATAGACACGGGCCTGAGCCGTAAGAAAACGCTGGCGACCTATGCCGACGCCATCGGCGCAGACGGCGAGGGTTGGAATGAATTGATGGCCGTGCTGAACGACAAGAATGCCAAAGCGTCCGAGCGTCAAACGGCCCGCGTGAACCTGAACCGCAAGCTGGCCCTGCCCTTCGGAAATCTGGTGTTGGCACTGGCCGCCCTGCCGTTTGCCCTGCGCTATGGGCGCACTTTAGGCGTGTCCCTCGGCCTTGCCCTGATGATCGCGGTGGGCTACTACCTCGTGTTTTTTCTGGGCCTCACGCTTGCGCCGCTGCTGCCCGGTCTGCCCGAAGTGGGCGTGTGGCTGGCGAATGTGGTATTCGCAGGGCTGGGGCTGGCACTGTTGAGGCGGGGATGA
- a CDS encoding trans-aconitate 2-methyltransferase — translation MNYDDFADLYDHQYDIYRDDLHFYAGVAERTGGPVLEIGAGTGRVTAFLARRGVAVTGIEPSARMIERGRARAAADGLSLNFVQGDAQTFRLEERFGLALAPFNALMHLYTPGEQLAALHNIHAHLAPGAAFVFDLYLPHFGKMNTVRHEGETFYAADGSRTDVFLVQRHDKPRQHITTEYHADTAHTDGRLTRRHYTLTQRYYTRFEMEWLLRHAGFEAPRVTGSFHGGPLDTHSEVMVFQTRAI, via the coding sequence GTGAACTACGACGATTTCGCCGACCTGTACGATCATCAATACGACATCTACCGCGATGACCTTCACTTTTATGCTGGCGTGGCCGAGCGCACGGGCGGCCCGGTGCTGGAAATTGGCGCAGGCACAGGCCGGGTCACGGCATTTTTGGCGCGGCGTGGCGTGGCGGTGACGGGCATAGAACCCAGCGCACGCATGATCGAGCGGGGCCGGGCGCGGGCGGCGGCAGATGGCCTGAGCCTGAACTTCGTGCAGGGTGACGCGCAGACCTTCCGGCTGGAGGAACGCTTCGGGCTGGCACTCGCGCCCTTTAATGCCCTGATGCACCTCTACACGCCGGGTGAACAATTGGCGGCGCTGCACAACATTCACGCGCATCTAGCACCGGGCGCAGCCTTTGTGTTCGACCTGTATTTGCCCCATTTTGGCAAAATGAACACGGTGCGCCACGAGGGTGAAACCTTTTACGCCGCAGACGGCTCGCGCACCGACGTATTTCTGGTGCAGCGGCACGACAAGCCCCGCCAGCACATCACCACCGAGTACCACGCCGATACGGCCCACACCGATGGACGCCTGACGCGGCGGCATTACACCCTGACCCAGCGGTATTACACCCGTTTTGAAATGGAATGGTTGTTGAGACACGCGGGATTTGAAGCCCCACGGGTGACTGGCAGCTTTCACGGCGGCCCGCTGGACACCCACAGTGAAGTGATGGTGTTTCAGACGCGGGCCATCTAA
- a CDS encoding polysaccharide deacetylase family protein has protein sequence MSAVGAVYIGLPYVLVQRLNLGTVRQGTGAEKTFALTFDDGPDPTTTPAVLDALRAANVRATFFVIAANAEAHPDLMARLLAEGHEVEPHAARHVHAWIRSPWGALLDPVRAARRVSALTGRAARFHRPPHGAYTLATVLGQRVAGVTGAHWSAEGGDWERGASPETMPAQVLSKLHPGAVLVLHDAGPGARVTVPALPELLRQMQEAGWQAVPLGELPGIRVRTWRDVVR, from the coding sequence GTGAGCGCAGTGGGGGCCGTCTATATTGGCCTGCCCTATGTGCTGGTGCAGCGGCTGAATCTGGGAACTGTGCGGCAGGGCACAGGGGCAGAAAAAACCTTTGCCCTCACCTTCGACGACGGGCCAGACCCGACCACCACACCTGCCGTACTAGACGCGCTCCGGGCGGCCAATGTACGGGCCACCTTCTTTGTCATCGCCGCCAACGCCGAGGCGCACCCCGACCTGATGGCCCGCCTACTGGCCGAGGGGCATGAGGTGGAACCGCACGCGGCGCGGCATGTTCATGCTTGGATTCGTTCACCTTGGGGCGCATTACTCGATCCTGTTCGGGCCGCCCGCCGGGTGAGTGCGTTGACGGGCCGGGCCGCCCGCTTCCACCGCCCACCACACGGCGCGTACACGCTGGCAACGGTGCTGGGGCAGCGCGTGGCAGGCGTTACGGGCGCACACTGGAGCGCAGAGGGCGGCGACTGGGAGCGTGGAGCGAGTCCTGAAACAATGCCCGCCCAAGTGCTCTCCAAACTTCACCCCGGCGCAGTGCTGGTGCTGCACGACGCTGGCCCCGGCGCACGCGTGACCGTGCCTGCCCTGCCCGAACTACTGCGGCAAATGCAGGAAGCGGGCTGGCAGGCTGTCCCACTGGGAGAGTTGCCGGGGATCAGGGTGCGGACTTGGCGGGATGTGGTGCGCTGA
- a CDS encoding rod shape-determining protein, with product MRLSEDIGIDLGTATFLIYSKTRGLVLQEPSVIAMTRDSKQVKAVGEEAYRMIGRTPGGIVAVRPIKDGVIADEGLTEKMITMFLQKVQGNAGRLFGFKPQLMVGVPSNVSDVEKRAVLRAALNSNAKRAFLIEEPLAAAIGAGLKIAEPIGSMVVDIGGGSTDVAVISLGGIVVSESMRIAGNEFDESIIRYVRRKHNVLIGERTAEEIKVKVGAAMLLNDGESLTAEVRGRDLVNGLPKTISLDSHDVVEALSEPVSKIVDCVKRVLEITPPELVSDIIDRGIVMTGGGSLLRNFDELLRQTTGIPVAVAENAVEAVAVGTGMALEMIPVLGDSLVSSDNYLRR from the coding sequence GTGCGGTTGTCTGAAGATATTGGCATTGATCTGGGAACGGCGACGTTCCTTATTTACAGCAAGACCCGTGGTTTGGTACTGCAAGAACCCAGCGTGATCGCCATGACACGCGACAGCAAGCAGGTCAAAGCGGTGGGCGAGGAGGCTTACCGCATGATCGGGCGCACGCCGGGCGGAATTGTGGCAGTGCGGCCCATCAAAGACGGCGTTATTGCTGATGAAGGCCTCACCGAAAAAATGATCACCATGTTCCTGCAAAAAGTGCAGGGCAACGCGGGACGCCTATTCGGGTTCAAGCCTCAACTCATGGTCGGTGTACCCAGCAACGTCAGTGACGTGGAAAAACGCGCCGTGCTGCGGGCCGCCCTGAACTCCAACGCCAAACGCGCCTTCCTGATCGAGGAACCGCTGGCCGCCGCCATTGGCGCGGGCCTGAAGATTGCCGAGCCGATTGGCAGCATGGTCGTGGATATTGGCGGCGGCAGTACCGATGTGGCTGTGATTTCTCTGGGCGGCATCGTGGTCAGCGAATCCATGCGGATCGCGGGCAATGAGTTCGATGAAAGCATCATCCGCTATGTGCGCCGCAAGCATAACGTGCTGATTGGTGAGCGCACCGCAGAAGAAATTAAGGTGAAAGTGGGCGCGGCCATGCTGCTGAACGACGGCGAAAGCCTGACCGCAGAAGTGCGCGGGCGCGATCTGGTCAACGGGTTGCCCAAAACCATTTCGCTGGACAGCCATGACGTGGTGGAAGCCCTGTCGGAACCCGTCTCCAAAATTGTGGACTGCGTGAAGCGCGTGCTGGAAATCACACCCCCTGAACTGGTCAGCGACATTATTGATCGGGGCATCGTGATGACGGGTGGGGGCAGCCTGCTCCGCAACTTCGACGAACTCTTGCGTCAGACCACCGGGATTCCCGTTGCTGTGGCCGAAAACGCAGTTGAAGCCGTTGCGGTAGGCACAGGCATGGCGCTGGAAATGATTCCGGTGCTGGGCGACAGCCTCGTGTCGAGCGACAACTACTTGCGCCGCTGA
- a CDS encoding transglutaminase family protein, with amino-acid sequence MAPHDPAHPSAANTSLGNTSEVAPFENPVRVRAGFSLTFDVPFPTPMLFVVQPQDRLDPTGTRQRIIDQRALGAAQGVHTYTDSHGNTVWRMLAQPGTLTIGHDLIAEITRYPDPILPALRKMNVEELPDDTIGYLLPSRYVDSDLVSAEAWERFGHIQGGWAQVQAISDYLQDECVYGYGSNSSTTAKQALDSKRAVCRDFAHMGVAFARALNIPARYVCGYMPDIDIVPDPVPMDFHAWFEAFLDGQWRTFDARHNKPRAGRVLIAQGRDASDVAFSTTFGSARLTHMKVWADETSPETTLDDAPNPRIF; translated from the coding sequence ATGGCACCGCACGACCCGGCCCACCCCTCCGCTGCAAATACCTCCTTAGGCAACACCTCAGAAGTCGCCCCCTTTGAAAACCCTGTCCGCGTCCGCGCGGGCTTTTCCTTAACCTTCGACGTGCCGTTTCCTACGCCTATGCTGTTTGTGGTGCAGCCGCAAGACCGTCTCGATCCCACTGGAACCCGCCAGCGCATCATCGATCAGCGGGCGCTGGGCGCGGCGCAGGGCGTCCACACCTACACCGATTCTCACGGCAATACGGTGTGGCGCATGTTGGCCCAGCCGGGAACCCTCACCATCGGTCACGACCTGATTGCCGAAATTACCCGCTACCCCGATCCCATTTTGCCTGCCCTCCGCAAAATGAACGTGGAAGAATTGCCCGACGACACCATCGGCTATCTACTCCCCAGCCGTTACGTAGACAGCGACCTCGTGAGTGCCGAGGCGTGGGAGCGGTTCGGTCACATTCAGGGCGGCTGGGCGCAGGTGCAGGCCATCAGCGACTACCTGCAAGATGAATGCGTGTACGGCTACGGCAGCAATTCCTCGACTACGGCCAAGCAGGCCCTCGACAGCAAACGCGCCGTGTGCCGCGACTTCGCACATATGGGCGTGGCGTTTGCCCGTGCCCTGAATATTCCGGCCCGCTATGTCTGCGGCTACATGCCTGATATAGACATTGTGCCCGACCCTGTGCCGATGGACTTCCACGCCTGGTTCGAGGCATTCTTGGACGGCCAATGGCGCACCTTCGATGCGCGCCATAATAAACCCCGCGCAGGCCGTGTGCTGATCGCGCAGGGCCGCGACGCCAGCGACGTGGCCTTCTCGACCACGTTCGGCAGCGCTCGCCTGACCCACATGAAGGTCTGGGCTGATGAAACCAGCCCCGAAACGACGTTGGATGACGCCCCCAACCCACGCATTTTCTAG
- the fabZ gene encoding 3-hydroxyacyl-ACP dehydratase FabZ, whose protein sequence is MTEPLLIQDILKILPHRFPFVMIDRVLSAESGLVHAVKNVSINEPFFTGHFPTEPVMPGVLIVEALAQASMFCMREQMEPGQIGYLAGIEGARFKRKVIPGDVLHLHAKLEFLRRGLGKTTCRAEVDGMVAAEATILFAVAKG, encoded by the coding sequence ATGACCGAACCCCTGCTCATCCAAGACATCCTAAAAATCCTGCCTCACCGCTTCCCATTCGTCATGATTGACCGCGTGCTGAGCGCAGAGAGCGGCCTCGTGCATGCCGTCAAAAATGTGAGCATCAACGAGCCGTTTTTTACCGGCCACTTTCCCACTGAACCTGTGATGCCAGGGGTACTGATTGTTGAAGCCTTGGCGCAGGCGAGCATGTTCTGTATGCGCGAGCAGATGGAGCCGGGGCAGATCGGCTATCTGGCGGGCATCGAGGGCGCACGCTTTAAGCGCAAGGTGATTCCGGGGGACGTTCTGCACCTGCACGCCAAACTGGAATTCTTGCGCCGGGGGCTGGGCAAAACGACCTGCCGCGCCGAGGTAGACGGCATGGTGGCCGCCGAAGCCACGATTCTGTTTGCTGTGGCGAAAGGGTGA
- a CDS encoding acyl-CoA dehydrogenase codes for MTATLAAPGMSFALSDEQRMIVQHVREYCRAEIAPKAAEFDRSGEYPHEQLRGLADLGLMGATVPEEWGGAGLDSVTYALCLEEIAAADASVAVIVSVQNGLPEQMILRYGTDAQREQYLRPLATGQHIGAFCLTEPGAGSDAASLRLKAEAADDGWILNGSKAWITSGGQAHTYLVMARTGGAGARGVSCFVVPHDAPGLSFGKPEEKLGLHAAHTTTVNFDGVRVGADQLIGEEGQGLIIALASLDAGRIGIAMQALGIARSALEHAARYALEREQFGKRISEFEGVSFKIAQMAAHTEAARMVALKAAWLKDAGQPYGKEASIAKLLASDAAVNCSRDAIQIFGGNGYSRDYPVERLYRDAKVTEIYEGTSEIQQLVISRAVFKELGG; via the coding sequence ATGACCGCCACCCTGGCCGCCCCTGGCATGTCGTTTGCCCTCTCCGACGAGCAGCGCATGATTGTGCAACATGTGCGCGAATATTGCCGCGCCGAGATTGCGCCCAAAGCCGCCGAGTTTGACCGCAGCGGTGAGTATCCACACGAGCAATTGCGCGGCTTGGCCGACCTGGGCCTGATGGGGGCCACCGTGCCCGAAGAATGGGGCGGCGCGGGACTGGACAGCGTGACCTACGCCCTGTGCTTAGAGGAAATCGCGGCGGCTGATGCAAGTGTGGCCGTGATCGTGAGTGTGCAAAATGGCCTGCCCGAACAGATGATTTTGCGCTATGGCACCGACGCCCAGCGCGAGCAGTATTTGCGCCCCCTGGCGACTGGGCAGCACATCGGCGCGTTTTGCCTGACCGAACCCGGGGCAGGCAGTGACGCCGCCAGCCTGAGACTAAAGGCTGAGGCCGCTGATGACGGTTGGATTTTGAACGGCAGCAAAGCGTGGATTACCAGTGGCGGGCAGGCCCACACTTACCTTGTGATGGCGCGTACAGGCGGCGCGGGTGCACGCGGCGTGAGCTGCTTTGTGGTGCCGCACGACGCCCCCGGCCTCAGCTTTGGCAAGCCCGAAGAAAAGCTGGGCCTGCACGCTGCCCACACCACCACCGTCAATTTTGATGGCGTGCGGGTGGGCGCGGATCAACTGATCGGTGAGGAAGGGCAGGGCCTGATTATCGCGCTGGCGAGCCTGGATGCGGGGCGCATCGGCATTGCCATGCAGGCACTCGGCATTGCCCGCAGCGCTCTGGAACATGCCGCCCGCTACGCCCTGGAGCGCGAGCAGTTCGGCAAACGCATCAGCGAATTTGAAGGCGTGTCATTCAAGATCGCGCAGATGGCCGCCCACACCGAGGCTGCCCGGATGGTGGCCCTCAAAGCCGCGTGGCTGAAGGACGCGGGCCAGCCCTACGGCAAAGAGGCCAGCATCGCCAAGCTGCTTGCCAGCGACGCCGCCGTGAACTGTAGCCGCGACGCCATCCAGATATTCGGCGGCAACGGCTACAGCCGCGACTACCCGGTAGAACGGTTGTACCGTGACGCCAAAGTGACGGAGATTTACGAAGGCACCAGCGAAATTCAGCAGTTGGTGATTAGCCGGGCGGTGTTTAAAGAACTGGGTGGGTGA
- a CDS encoding thioredoxin domain-containing protein, producing MNRLAAESSPYLLQHADNPVNWQPWGEEAFAEARARDIPVLLSIGYSTCHWCHVMAHESFEDEATAAYMNAHFVPIKVDREERPDVDGVYMAATQAMTGQGGWPMTVFLTPDAEPFYAGTYFPPQDRYGMPSFGRVMASVANAWATQREKMLANAEALGDHIREASRPRVAEGGEWHLTPDFLAQGVDNLRRAYDSTHGGFGGSPKFPAPTTLDFLLAQNSGRDMALHTLKMMGRGGIHDQLGGGFHRYSVDERWLVPHFEKMLYDNVQLTRTLLRAYQVSGDEEFARLARGTLEYLEREMLAPDGGFHSAQDADTGGVEGLTFTWTPEEVRAVLGDEPETDLILRFYNLTDVGNFEDPHRPDAGKRNVLHVLTPLDALARDLGEPEEGLRTRVDSARARLHAARQLRPQPGTDDKRLTSWNGLALAAFADAARILGNPHYLDIARQNADFVHRELRLPDGTLRHTFKGGVARVEGLMEDHALYALGLVALFQAGGDTAHLHWARELWVIIRREFWDEEAGLFYSTGGNAERLLTRQAQAFDAAVLSDNGAGTLLAVWMHRYFGDEADEAVARRVVERHHADLLAATGGFGGLWQAAAFLLAPHLEIVIIGTPAERALLERVVAAHALPYAALAFAEAGADLPVLQDRPGGGMAYVCVGHTCDLPTGDPEVLRRQLVGLD from the coding sequence ATGAACCGCCTCGCCGCCGAATCCAGCCCGTATCTGCTGCAACACGCCGACAACCCGGTGAACTGGCAGCCCTGGGGCGAAGAAGCATTTGCCGAGGCGCGGGCGCGGGACATTCCTGTGCTGCTGAGCATCGGCTATTCCACCTGCCACTGGTGCCACGTGATGGCGCACGAGAGCTTTGAGGACGAGGCCACCGCCGCGTACATGAACGCCCATTTTGTGCCGATTAAAGTAGACCGCGAGGAGCGCCCGGACGTAGACGGCGTGTACATGGCGGCGACTCAGGCCATGACCGGACAGGGCGGCTGGCCCATGACCGTGTTCCTGACCCCCGATGCCGAACCCTTCTACGCGGGCACCTATTTTCCGCCACAAGACCGCTACGGCATGCCCAGCTTTGGCCGGGTCATGGCAAGTGTGGCAAACGCCTGGGCTACCCAGCGAGAGAAAATGCTGGCAAATGCTGAGGCGTTGGGCGATCATATCCGCGAAGCGAGCCGCCCGCGTGTGGCAGAAGGCGGGGAATGGCACCTGACGCCCGACTTTTTGGCGCAGGGCGTGGACAATTTGCGCCGGGCCTACGACAGCACACACGGCGGCTTCGGCGGCTCGCCGAAGTTTCCGGCCCCCACCACGCTGGACTTTTTGCTGGCGCAGAACAGCGGGCGCGACATGGCCCTGCACACCCTGAAAATGATGGGCCGGGGCGGGATTCATGACCAGTTGGGCGGCGGTTTTCACCGCTACAGCGTGGATGAACGCTGGCTGGTGCCGCACTTTGAGAAGATGCTGTACGACAACGTCCAACTGACCCGAACCCTCCTGCGGGCCTATCAGGTCAGCGGGGATGAGGAATTCGCACGGCTGGCACGCGGCACGCTGGAGTATCTGGAACGGGAAATGCTGGCCCCGGATGGAGGCTTTCACAGCGCACAGGACGCCGATACCGGGGGCGTGGAAGGCCTGACTTTTACGTGGACGCCGGAAGAAGTGAGGGCTGTACTGGGCGACGAGCCAGAAACCGACCTGATCTTGCGTTTTTACAACCTGACCGACGTAGGCAATTTTGAAGATCCGCACCGCCCCGACGCAGGCAAGCGCAACGTGCTGCATGTCCTCACGCCGTTGGACGCTTTGGCCCGCGATCTGGGCGAGCCGGAAGAAGGGCTGCGGACACGGGTAGATTCTGCCCGCGCCCGCCTGCACGCCGCCCGCCAACTACGCCCGCAACCCGGCACCGACGACAAGCGCCTGACCTCCTGGAATGGGCTGGCCCTGGCCGCCTTTGCCGACGCTGCCCGCATTCTGGGCAATCCACATTATCTGGACATTGCCCGCCAGAACGCCGACTTTGTGCACCGGGAGTTGCGCTTGCCCGACGGCACCTTGCGGCATACCTTCAAGGGCGGCGTGGCCCGCGTGGAAGGCCTGATGGAAGACCACGCCCTGTATGCGCTGGGGTTAGTGGCGCTGTTTCAGGCGGGCGGGGACACGGCGCATCTGCACTGGGCGCGGGAGCTCTGGGTCATCATCCGGCGGGAATTTTGGGATGAGGAAGCGGGCCTGTTCTACTCTACCGGAGGCAACGCCGAACGCCTGCTGACGCGCCAGGCACAGGCTTTCGACGCCGCCGTGCTGTCGGACAACGGGGCGGGAACGCTGCTGGCCGTGTGGATGCACCGCTATTTCGGAGACGAGGCCGACGAAGCGGTTGCCCGCCGGGTTGTGGAGCGTCACCACGCCGATTTGCTGGCCGCCACCGGGGGATTCGGAGGATTGTGGCAGGCAGCAGCCTTCCTGCTCGCGCCGCATCTGGAGATTGTCATTATCGGCACGCCCGCCGAACGTGCGCTGCTGGAGCGGGTGGTGGCCGCCCACGCCCTGCCTTACGCGGCACTGGCTTTTGCCGAGGCCGGAGCTGATCTGCCTGTGCTGCAAGATCGTCCGGGCGGCGGCATGGCGTATGTGTGCGTGGGCCATACCTGCGACCTGCCCACCGGTGACCCGGAGGTGCTGCGGCGTCAATTGGTGGGGCTGGATTGA
- the rpiA gene encoding ribose 5-phosphate isomerase A, whose amino-acid sequence MSELTGLEALKREAAVRAAALVQSGMRVGLGTGSTAKYAIEEIGRRLASGELTGIVGVATSEASDVLARQVGIPVEPLDPRPLDIAIDGADEIDPDLNLIKGLGGALLREKLTEVQARRFIVIADHTKIVLRLGEKAPLPIEIARFGFLSTIERLRTLCPGGRLRQPGAQPYLTDNGNYIFDAQLPTSGDVLALERTLKGTLGVIETGFFLGMAERAFVAGLDGVRELVRQD is encoded by the coding sequence ATGTCTGAACTGACGGGCCTGGAAGCTCTGAAACGGGAAGCGGCGGTGCGAGCGGCGGCATTGGTACAGAGCGGTATGCGCGTGGGCCTCGGCACGGGCAGCACGGCCAAATACGCCATAGAAGAAATTGGGCGGCGGCTGGCGTCGGGCGAACTGACCGGAATTGTGGGCGTGGCGACCAGCGAAGCAAGCGACGTGCTGGCGCGGCAGGTGGGGATTCCAGTGGAACCTCTAGACCCGCGTCCACTCGACATCGCCATAGACGGGGCAGACGAAATCGACCCCGATCTCAACCTGATCAAAGGGCTGGGCGGGGCACTCCTGCGCGAGAAACTGACCGAAGTGCAGGCGCGGCGCTTTATCGTGATTGCCGACCACACCAAAATCGTGTTGCGGTTGGGCGAAAAAGCCCCCCTGCCCATCGAAATCGCCCGCTTCGGCTTCCTGTCCACCATTGAACGATTGCGGACGCTCTGCCCCGGCGGACGGCTGCGGCAACCCGGCGCACAGCCTTATCTGACCGATAACGGCAACTATATTTTCGACGCGCAATTGCCCACTTCCGGCGATGTGCTGGCGCTGGAGCGCACCCTGAAAGGCACTCTCGGCGTCATCGAAACCGGGTTCTTTCTGGGCATGGCCGAACGTGCGTTCGTGGCGGGATTGGACGGAGTGCGGGAATTGGTGCGGCAGGACTGA